GATCAATTTGTCAAAGAGCTCAATCAGGGGTTACACCCTGATTATCGCGTCAACATTTGGTCGAAGTTAACTTCGACCAAAATGTTATATGTTAACTAAAAACGTCAACCATATTCAGGCATCTACAGGTGCAGGGTGCAGTAAGCTGTTTGTGAACTGTTTTAATATCAAATTTATTAGTAGTCTATGAGATTTAATTATACTCAAGACTCAAGACTCAAGACTCAATACTCAAAAAAATGAGCCTCTCCATCAAAACCATTTCCGGGAAAGAGATTGAGCCATATCTGGAGGATCTGGCGCATCTTCGCATCGGTGTTTTTCGCGAGTTTCCCTATCTCTATGACGGTTCGATGCAGTATGAGGAAGCGTATCTGCGTACATACACAGAATCGGGAGATAGCGTGGCCGTGCTGGTTTTCGAAAAGGACACACTGGTGGGTGCCTCTACAGGCGTACCGATGAGCGATGAATCGGAAGAGTTCAGGCGTCCATTTGAACAGAACGGCTACAATACGAACGCTATATTTTATTGTGCGGAATCGGTGCTGAAGAAAGAGTATCGGGGCCGGGGTTTATACCATACTTTTTTTAGTGAACGGGAACGTCACGCACAAAAGCTGAACCAGTTTAAACTGATCAGTTTTTGTACCGTTTTACGGCCTGCCGATCACCCTCTGCGGCCCGAAAATTACACCCCCCTTGATACCGTTTGGAGAAAATTCGGCTATCAAGAACGATCCGAACTCAGAACGGAATATTCATGGAAAGATGTGGATGAAGACTCCGAATCAGTAAAGAAAATGGTGTTCTGGATGAAGCGTATCTAGGTGGGTCAGGGTTTCCCGAGTTCCCGGGACTGCGAATGGCGCAGCAGGTTCAAGGTTTCCCGAGTTCTCGGGACTGCGAATGGCGTGCAGCAGGTTCAAGGTTCAAGGTTCAAGGTTCAAGGTTCAAGGTTCAAGGTTCAAGGTTCAAGGTTCAAGGTTCAAGGTTCAAGGAAAATTTGCCAATCTTTATGTTCTATATCAAAATATATCAGTATTTTATGGTCTTATTTTTTATTGCAACCCGCAACCCATAGACATTGCGCACTGAAATAGAGATTTTCCATTCATGACTTCACAAATCCCGTTTGCATTCGATGTACCCTCGGTTTCCGATCTGACCAACCGCATCAAAACCCTTCTTGAAAACAATTTCAGGGATATACTGGTTGAAGGCGAGATCAGCAATGTATCTCAAAGCCGAAACGGGCACTACTATTTTACCGTGAAGGATGATGATGCACAGCTACCCTGCGTAATCTGGCGCGGCATGGCCCAGCGATTGAACGTGGATCTTCGTGATGGTCAGCAGGTGGTTCTGGGCGGCGACCTTCAGGTTTATCCACCTCACGGACGATACCAGATGATTGTATCGCTGGTTCAGCAGGCAGGCACGGGCAAGCTTCAGCAAAAATTTGAGCAGCTCAAGCATAAGCTGGAAGCGGAGGGGCTTTTCAGGGATGACCA
Above is a genomic segment from Rhodohalobacter mucosus containing:
- a CDS encoding GNAT family N-acetyltransferase; this translates as MSLSIKTISGKEIEPYLEDLAHLRIGVFREFPYLYDGSMQYEEAYLRTYTESGDSVAVLVFEKDTLVGASTGVPMSDESEEFRRPFEQNGYNTNAIFYCAESVLKKEYRGRGLYHTFFSERERHAQKLNQFKLISFCTVLRPADHPLRPENYTPLDTVWRKFGYQERSELRTEYSWKDVDEDSESVKKMVFWMKRI